In Candidatus Rhabdochlamydia sp. T3358, one genomic interval encodes:
- a CDS encoding FAD-dependent monooxygenase has protein sequence MEVIEVLVIGAGPTGMLMAAEAARHGLSCRIIDKGRAYADRSRAVGIPARTMEIFGHLKIAKDFLAQGIQIQAADPISHFQRLAQIPLSTLKSPYPFVLSLEQAKTEEILARYAATLGVRIEKGIECVQLMQSAQEVEVVLQHRESGKEERVKASWVIGCDGAHSQVRKQLGLVFEGKAFADIFSLADAHILWEYPHNEVSIFLNAKGFLAAIPLPEPNRYRLIFQLLRCRNLLKNHKNLPYGQVSKELVKEPNLQEIENLLQEYAGQKIYLTDPIWMANFHINSRMTNTYQKGRVFLAGDAAHIHSPIGAQGMNTGLQDVFNLAWKLALVHKNKASLELVKTYDLERHRVGKTILKTTEYASYMATMRNPIAIWLRNHIISFLNRFSFIRKSLANRISQIAIRYPRSFIVVDKGYFKGPRAGSRAPNAPTLFNGELSDLYTIWSGSTAFQMLVFNNLESLQRFKSAFINVILITPSMDPTGEAYQIYGAKTACVYIIRPDGYIGYRNKRIDELDIKAYFNSIFKT, from the coding sequence ATGGAAGTGATTGAAGTATTGGTTATAGGAGCTGGACCAACTGGAATGCTAATGGCAGCAGAAGCTGCTCGACATGGTCTTTCTTGTCGAATTATCGATAAAGGTAGAGCTTATGCAGATCGCTCTAGAGCTGTTGGTATTCCAGCTCGGACTATGGAAATCTTTGGACACCTAAAAATTGCAAAAGATTTTTTAGCTCAAGGGATTCAAATACAAGCAGCTGATCCAATTAGTCATTTTCAACGCCTTGCGCAGATTCCATTAAGCACATTAAAATCTCCTTATCCTTTTGTATTAAGCCTTGAGCAGGCCAAAACCGAAGAGATTTTGGCTAGGTATGCTGCAACGCTTGGTGTAAGAATCGAAAAAGGAATAGAATGTGTTCAGCTCATGCAAAGTGCGCAAGAGGTAGAAGTTGTTCTGCAGCATAGAGAATCGGGAAAAGAAGAAAGAGTTAAAGCCTCTTGGGTGATAGGATGCGATGGTGCTCATAGCCAGGTGCGCAAGCAATTAGGACTTGTCTTTGAAGGTAAAGCCTTTGCTGATATTTTCTCTCTTGCTGATGCACACATTCTCTGGGAGTATCCCCATAATGAAGTGAGTATTTTTTTAAATGCTAAAGGATTTTTAGCCGCCATTCCTCTTCCTGAGCCAAATCGTTATCGCCTGATTTTCCAACTCTTACGCTGCCGAAATCTTTTAAAAAATCATAAAAACCTACCTTATGGACAAGTTAGTAAGGAGCTAGTCAAAGAACCAAATTTACAAGAAATAGAAAATCTTCTTCAAGAATATGCAGGACAAAAAATCTATCTGACAGATCCCATTTGGATGGCAAATTTTCATATTAATAGTCGTATGACAAACACTTATCAAAAAGGACGTGTTTTTTTAGCAGGAGATGCGGCTCATATTCACAGTCCTATAGGGGCACAAGGGATGAACACCGGTCTACAGGATGTATTTAACTTAGCCTGGAAATTAGCCCTAGTTCACAAAAACAAAGCTTCTTTAGAGTTAGTAAAAACCTACGATTTAGAACGTCATAGAGTAGGTAAAACTATTCTAAAAACCACAGAATACGCCTCTTATATGGCAACTATGCGTAATCCTATTGCTATTTGGTTGCGCAACCACATAATTTCCTTCTTAAATCGATTTTCTTTTATTCGAAAATCTTTAGCTAATAGGATTTCCCAAATAGCCATACGTTATCCAAGAAGTTTTATTGTTGTAGATAAAGGATATTTTAAAGGTCCCAGAGCGGGCTCAAGAGCTCCCAATGCTCCCACTCTATTCAACGGAGAACTCTCAGATCTTTATACCATCTGGAGTGGCTCTACCGCATTTCAAATGCTTGTTTTTAACAACCTAGAAAGTTTGCAGCGCTTTAAATCTGCATTCATCAATGTAATTTTGATAACACCTAGCATGGACCCTACAGGAGAAGCGTATCAAATTTACGGAGCAAAAACCGCTTGTGTCTATATCATTCGTCCTGATGGGTATATTGGGTATCGCAACAAAAGAATCGATGAGTTAGATATAAAGGCATACTTTAATTCTATCTTTAAAACTTAG
- a CDS encoding DUF4143 domain-containing protein, which yields MSDLQKPHKDVNSQISTAPLKQALDLLSKARVCHRIIATSANGLPLGAEADEKFSKVIMLDCGLCGASLGLSLHQLRSVSEISMINSGGMAEQLVGQLLRTISPAYIPPSLYYWQRGKKGAKAEIDYIIQHENQVIPLEVKAGTTGTLKSLHQFVKEKKKTIAIRINSDVPRLGPIHVKNPLGSSIEYNLLSLPFYLLGQLHRLIKSSEGA from the coding sequence TTGTCGGATCTACAGAAACCGCATAAGGATGTCAATTCACAGATAAGTACAGCCCCTTTAAAACAGGCACTTGATTTGCTTTCTAAAGCCAGAGTATGTCATCGAATTATAGCAACCTCAGCCAACGGATTACCTCTTGGCGCAGAAGCTGATGAGAAGTTCTCGAAGGTGATCATGCTGGACTGTGGACTTTGTGGTGCATCCTTAGGACTTTCATTACATCAATTAAGATCGGTATCTGAAATTTCTATGATTAATAGTGGAGGTATGGCCGAACAGTTGGTAGGTCAGCTACTACGTACGATATCTCCTGCATATATCCCCCCTTCTCTCTATTACTGGCAGAGAGGGAAAAAGGGAGCTAAAGCTGAAATCGATTACATCATTCAACACGAGAATCAGGTAATTCCCCTTGAAGTAAAGGCAGGTACAACCGGAACTCTTAAGTCACTTCATCAATTCGTGAAGGAGAAAAAGAAAACAATTGCTATCAGGATTAATTCTGATGTTCCTAGATTAGGTCCCATACATGTAAAGAACCCTCTTGGCTCTTCTATTGAGTATAATCTGTTATCGCTTCCTTTCTACCTTTTAGGACAACTTCATCGACTCATCAAGAGTTCAGAAGGCGCTTAA
- a CDS encoding SH3 domain-containing protein: MSKSFKFFCASLCVFSFHSLFADGFAQEDVFNDSPAVQNSETPSISLSTQQESFEPFTGKVRGRKVRLRLNPSLEGDVVAEMQADELLSIVGEKEDFWVVSPQKDFKVYVSRKYVLDSFIEGSRVNIRLEPSVDAPSAGFFDHGYAVNNPLISSKDQKWFELDCPPQVQFYVAKQYIEYVGGPEVKEQFDVRIATAEQKLASANLLAKSDLHKNVDEIDFTKRVDAYNELINEYRDIAAVSEQAKDSLVDFQEKYLHKRIQYLEAMQTQSAFSDTEDGRSDPDNTVCINQTDKMKMWEHVEEALFLTWTNMNYNKNIQDYYQEQQITANVISGIVEAYNSAVKNKPGDFILRDKDIPLAYVYSTVVNLQDLVGKRVSLIATPRPNNNFAFPSYFVLDVK, encoded by the coding sequence ATGTCTAAGTCTTTTAAGTTTTTTTGCGCATCCTTGTGCGTTTTTTCCTTCCATTCACTTTTTGCAGATGGATTTGCACAAGAAGATGTATTTAATGATTCACCAGCTGTTCAAAATTCTGAAACCCCATCAATTTCTCTCTCAACACAGCAAGAATCATTTGAACCTTTTACTGGTAAAGTAAGAGGAAGAAAAGTCAGATTACGGTTAAATCCAAGTTTAGAAGGTGATGTCGTTGCAGAAATGCAAGCAGATGAGCTTTTATCCATTGTTGGAGAAAAAGAAGATTTTTGGGTGGTCTCTCCTCAAAAGGATTTTAAAGTATATGTCTCCCGTAAGTATGTATTAGATAGCTTTATAGAAGGAAGTCGCGTCAATATTCGCTTAGAACCAAGTGTTGATGCTCCTAGTGCCGGCTTCTTTGATCATGGCTATGCTGTAAACAATCCCTTGATTTCTTCTAAGGATCAAAAATGGTTTGAACTTGATTGTCCACCACAAGTACAATTTTATGTTGCAAAGCAATATATAGAGTATGTAGGAGGACCTGAAGTAAAAGAGCAATTCGATGTGCGTATTGCTACAGCAGAACAAAAACTAGCTTCAGCAAATTTACTTGCAAAATCAGATCTACATAAAAATGTAGATGAAATCGATTTCACAAAGCGAGTAGATGCCTATAATGAATTAATCAATGAGTATAGAGATATCGCTGCTGTTTCTGAGCAAGCTAAAGATTCTCTAGTGGATTTTCAAGAAAAATATCTACATAAAAGAATTCAATACTTAGAAGCCATGCAAACCCAAAGCGCTTTTTCCGATACAGAAGATGGTAGATCTGATCCAGACAATACGGTTTGCATCAATCAAACCGATAAGATGAAAATGTGGGAACATGTAGAAGAAGCTCTTTTCTTAACTTGGACCAACATGAACTACAACAAGAACATACAAGATTACTATCAAGAGCAACAAATAACGGCTAATGTCATTTCCGGAATTGTTGAGGCTTATAACTCTGCTGTCAAAAACAAACCCGGCGATTTTATCCTACGCGATAAAGATATTCCTCTTGCCTATGTATATAGCACCGTTGTCAATTTACAGGATTTAGTGGGTAAAAGAGTTTCTCTTATTGCTACACCACGCCCTAATAACAACTTTGCTTTTCCCTCCTATTTTGTTTTAGACGTTAAGTAA
- a CDS encoding PDDEXK nuclease domain-containing protein: MAKSKKTVSKRQDVAPADYAKFVTELKKKIRSAQFKAALAVNRELICLYWDIGKEIVERKEKDGWGSGAIDRIARDVQNEFPGIEGFSRTNMGRMRAFYLAYSIYPQAVGKLEELPVFNIPWGHNIAIFEGVKSLDERLWYANMVIQEGWSRNALIDSIKIKTYQRHGKAITNFHDRLPSPHSKLAHDTLKDPYNFDFLELDREHVERDLEDGLLAHVEKFLCALGQGFSFVGRQVNLVVGKKDFYIDLLFYHLNLRCFVVIELKAVDFKPEFAGKMNFYLSAVDDLMRKPADNPTIGILICKRKDNFIAEYALRDIHKPMGVAEYETKIVSSLPKKLKGQLPTIDEIEAELSAIPTQKIKRVKKKKES, encoded by the coding sequence ATGGCAAAAAGTAAAAAAACTGTTTCCAAAAGGCAAGACGTTGCTCCCGCCGATTATGCCAAGTTTGTGACTGAGCTTAAGAAAAAGATACGGTCTGCTCAATTCAAAGCCGCTTTAGCGGTGAATCGAGAACTTATTTGCCTGTACTGGGATATAGGCAAGGAAATCGTCGAAAGAAAAGAAAAAGACGGTTGGGGTTCGGGTGCCATAGATAGGATCGCAAGAGACGTCCAGAATGAGTTTCCTGGGATCGAGGGCTTTTCTAGGACAAACATGGGTAGAATGAGGGCATTTTACCTAGCATATTCAATTTACCCACAAGCTGTGGGTAAATTAGAAGAGCTGCCTGTTTTCAATATCCCGTGGGGACACAATATAGCTATATTTGAAGGGGTTAAGTCTTTGGATGAGCGCCTTTGGTATGCCAATATGGTCATTCAAGAGGGCTGGTCTCGTAATGCGTTGATAGATTCTATTAAAATAAAAACTTATCAACGACACGGCAAAGCGATTACCAATTTTCATGATAGGTTGCCTAGCCCACATTCTAAATTAGCTCACGACACTCTAAAGGACCCCTATAATTTTGATTTTCTCGAGCTGGATAGAGAGCATGTTGAAAGGGACCTAGAAGACGGGTTACTCGCGCATGTTGAGAAGTTCTTGTGTGCATTAGGGCAAGGATTTTCCTTTGTCGGAAGACAAGTGAACTTAGTGGTAGGCAAAAAAGACTTCTATATCGATCTTTTGTTCTATCATTTGAATCTTAGGTGCTTTGTTGTGATTGAGCTAAAGGCAGTAGATTTCAAGCCCGAGTTCGCAGGTAAAATGAACTTCTATCTATCGGCTGTCGACGATCTCATGAGAAAACCTGCAGACAATCCAACGATCGGTATTTTGATTTGCAAGAGGAAGGATAATTTCATTGCAGAGTACGCACTTCGAGATATTCACAAGCCGATGGGCGTGGCTGAGTATGAAACGAAAATCGTCTCTTCATTACCTAAAAAACTCAAAGGACAGCTGCCAACCATCGATGAGATTGAGGCTGAATTAAGCGCAATCCCAACTCAGAAGATAAAAAGAGTAAAAAAGAAGAAAGAAAGTTAA
- a CDS encoding YjdF family protein, with product MATVKATIFFEKRLWVGAFERIDKEGYAIARHIFGKEPSDPEVHEFVLKSYHELKFGKAKEINIQIQRMNPKRAQREVRREMARMKETTQPSTQAQDYIREELEKNKKDKKSISSANKQARKDDQFVLRQEKRKEKHRGH from the coding sequence ATGGCTACAGTTAAAGCAACAATTTTCTTTGAAAAGCGGCTTTGGGTAGGGGCTTTTGAGCGGATCGACAAAGAAGGATATGCAATTGCAAGGCATATTTTCGGTAAGGAGCCGTCTGATCCTGAGGTTCATGAGTTTGTTCTTAAATCTTATCATGAACTGAAATTTGGGAAAGCTAAGGAAATTAACATTCAAATCCAGCGCATGAATCCAAAAAGAGCACAAAGAGAAGTCCGTCGTGAAATGGCAAGGATGAAGGAAACGACACAACCTTCAACTCAAGCGCAAGACTACATACGAGAGGAGCTTGAAAAGAATAAGAAAGACAAGAAAAGCATTAGCAGTGCCAATAAACAAGCTCGTAAAGATGATCAATTTGTACTCAGGCAAGAAAAAAGAAAAGAGAAGCATCGAGGGCATTAA
- a CDS encoding phosphatidylglycerol lysyltransferase domain-containing protein, with protein MEQIAINADRLRLVELVRKWAEVNTDGILEKTTQIFSVPHIDGIIGYRIELKNAVVYGDPVCAPIDKIALAKEFEKYCQNQNMKVIYIIVSEEFAHLAVEHLSFSLIEFGKKFLLDPFKYVDAKTRLLRKKVRQSSRSGIEILEYTGSDPQIEQSMEQLATAWVTARKGIQVYLATPTLFADRIGKRWFFAKQEGKIIGFALLNELQSHQGWLLNNVMVAKEAPSGVSEHLLVSVLETLEKEQCRFVLIGPVPAKELGKVIGLGQTIVLLASLTFKALKKICRLDGHEIFWDKFQPELKSSYLLFPKNRFRPSSIIALLRALNITLQ; from the coding sequence ATGGAACAGATTGCAATAAATGCTGATAGACTGCGCCTAGTAGAGCTGGTACGTAAGTGGGCAGAGGTAAATACAGATGGTATTTTAGAGAAAACAACCCAGATTTTCTCTGTTCCTCATATAGATGGTATTATTGGCTATCGTATCGAATTAAAAAACGCTGTTGTTTACGGAGATCCGGTATGTGCCCCTATAGATAAAATAGCTCTTGCTAAAGAGTTTGAAAAATATTGCCAAAACCAAAACATGAAAGTAATCTATATTATTGTATCTGAGGAATTCGCTCATCTAGCTGTAGAGCATCTCTCCTTTTCTTTAATTGAGTTTGGGAAAAAGTTCCTTCTTGATCCTTTTAAGTATGTAGATGCTAAAACAAGATTGCTGCGTAAAAAAGTTAGACAATCCTCTCGCAGTGGAATTGAAATCTTAGAATATACCGGTAGTGATCCTCAGATAGAACAATCCATGGAACAATTAGCTACTGCATGGGTTACTGCAAGAAAAGGAATACAAGTTTATTTGGCTACGCCAACTCTGTTTGCAGATCGTATAGGAAAACGATGGTTTTTTGCTAAACAAGAAGGAAAAATTATTGGATTTGCCTTATTGAATGAACTTCAATCCCATCAAGGATGGTTACTAAATAATGTCATGGTAGCTAAAGAGGCTCCTTCCGGTGTTTCAGAGCATTTGCTGGTATCAGTATTAGAGACGTTAGAAAAAGAACAATGTCGCTTTGTTTTAATAGGACCAGTGCCAGCTAAAGAGCTTGGAAAGGTTATAGGTCTAGGACAAACCATCGTATTACTAGCGAGCTTAACTTTTAAAGCTCTAAAAAAAATATGTCGTTTAGATGGGCATGAGATTTTCTGGGACAAATTCCAACCAGAGCTGAAATCTTCCTATTTACTTTTTCCAAAAAATCGATTTCGTCCCTCGAGTATTATTGCTCTTTTACGTGCATTAAATATTACTTTACAATAG
- a CDS encoding PhoH family protein, whose product MVRKTFIIDTNILLHDPDAIIKFHNNDVVIPLAVLEELDGMKRFSDELGKNARHVLRYIDGLKNAHPGQLAQGVPIENDIVVKVQMDTKSLDRGAFPFSLDRSAHKIVFSAFKLKEQGVPVSIISKDFIVRVKAEAVGIESQDYINLRFSYENIYKGYRKLDMSKKDLDLFYKDGVLPIDLPDLYPNEYCLISSKEQSSAVCKYNSKKKQLEPLLKLPRDIWGVHPLNIEQKCALDLLLRDDIKLVTLMGPAGTGKTLLALAVGLKKVFDDGNHKKILVSRPIVPLGKDIGYLPGSKEEKLYHWMQPIYDNLEFLCESTGSANSAETQRWIMESKKIEMEAVTYIRGRTLPNMYIIIDEAQNLTPHEVKTIISRAGQGTKVVLTGDPTQIDNPYLDKDSNALTYTVGRFKEHPIYGHIFLDRTERSELAALATEVL is encoded by the coding sequence GTGGTTCGTAAAACATTTATCATTGATACAAATATTCTTTTACATGACCCTGACGCGATCATTAAATTTCATAATAATGATGTCGTAATCCCTCTTGCTGTTCTTGAAGAGCTAGATGGAATGAAAAGATTTTCGGATGAGTTAGGGAAGAACGCTCGTCATGTTTTACGCTATATCGATGGATTAAAAAATGCGCACCCAGGTCAACTAGCTCAAGGAGTACCTATTGAAAATGATATTGTAGTGAAAGTGCAAATGGATACGAAATCTCTAGATCGAGGAGCCTTTCCTTTTTCTTTGGATCGCAGTGCCCATAAAATTGTTTTCAGCGCTTTTAAGTTAAAGGAGCAAGGGGTCCCAGTTTCCATTATTTCTAAAGATTTTATTGTGCGCGTCAAGGCAGAGGCTGTAGGGATAGAATCACAGGACTATATTAACTTAAGATTTTCTTACGAGAATATCTATAAGGGATATCGAAAGTTAGACATGAGCAAGAAAGATCTAGATCTATTCTATAAAGACGGGGTCCTACCGATTGATTTACCCGATTTATATCCTAATGAATATTGTTTGATTAGTTCCAAAGAGCAGTCATCTGCTGTGTGCAAATACAACTCCAAAAAAAAACAGCTAGAACCTCTACTCAAGCTACCAAGAGATATCTGGGGTGTTCATCCTTTGAATATAGAACAAAAATGTGCCTTAGACTTGCTGTTGCGTGATGATATCAAACTAGTAACCCTTATGGGACCTGCAGGAACAGGAAAAACCCTTTTAGCTTTAGCTGTGGGTTTGAAAAAGGTTTTTGATGATGGGAATCATAAAAAAATTCTAGTAAGTCGGCCCATTGTACCCTTAGGAAAAGATATTGGATATCTTCCAGGTAGTAAAGAAGAAAAGCTCTATCATTGGATGCAGCCTATTTATGATAACTTGGAATTTTTATGTGAATCAACAGGCTCAGCTAATTCAGCTGAAACGCAAAGATGGATTATGGAAAGTAAAAAAATTGAAATGGAAGCGGTAACCTATATTCGTGGCCGTACGCTTCCCAATATGTATATCATCATCGACGAAGCACAAAATCTAACGCCTCATGAGGTGAAAACCATTATCTCTCGAGCAGGCCAAGGGACAAAAGTAGTTTTAACCGGAGATCCTACGCAAATAGACAACCCTTATTTAGATAAAGACTCCAACGCTTTAACCTATACGGTAGGCAGATTTAAGGAACATCCTATCTATGGGCATATTTTCTTAGACCGCACAGAGCGCTCTGAATTAGCTGCTTTAGCCACAGAGGTATTATAG
- a CDS encoding ATP-binding protein encodes MNREILKQIIMDQLKYRSPKNFYCRTVTETIQSFVNDPNIIILSGIRRSGKSTIQRMLQFELLKANNYSDYYFNFDDERLVHFQVKDFQTLLEVFIELFGDQSVFYFDEIQNIEGWERFVRRLYEQGKKIYITGSNARLLSKELGTHLTGRHIQLEVFPLSFFEIVRHGYPEALSKKALSTTDVGMILHHFSNYLKNGGIPEYVEFEKTEYLKDLLEGILYRDVIVRYKIQDEKALRETVYYLASNIGKEFSYTNLAKTVGISSPHTIANYCDYLEQCYLYFFIYRYSHSLQKQIQSNKKCYMIDPALIRTTGFRVSEDRGRLLENVVFLHLRMQSKEIYFHKEKKECDFLLREGNRIVQAIQVTTSLSNPEVKKREIEGLMEAMRTYDLQEGIILTENEHDIIEMDGVRILVMPIWKRLLFQQKILDMKEI; translated from the coding sequence ATGAACCGGGAAATTCTCAAGCAAATCATCATGGATCAACTCAAATATCGATCCCCAAAGAATTTTTATTGCCGTACAGTGACTGAAACGATCCAGAGTTTTGTAAACGACCCAAATATCATTATCCTCAGCGGAATCCGAAGATCTGGAAAATCGACCATCCAACGCATGCTGCAGTTTGAATTGCTCAAGGCAAATAATTATTCAGATTACTACTTTAACTTCGATGATGAACGGCTTGTACATTTCCAAGTAAAGGATTTTCAAACGTTGCTGGAGGTATTCATAGAGCTATTCGGAGATCAGTCCGTGTTTTACTTTGATGAAATCCAAAATATTGAAGGCTGGGAGCGCTTTGTCCGAAGGCTATATGAGCAGGGAAAAAAGATCTATATTACAGGATCGAACGCAAGGCTTTTGAGCAAAGAACTGGGGACGCATCTAACAGGTAGGCATATTCAATTGGAAGTGTTTCCGCTTTCTTTTTTCGAAATCGTACGCCATGGGTACCCCGAAGCGCTTTCCAAAAAAGCTCTATCGACCACTGATGTTGGCATGATCCTGCATCATTTTTCCAATTATTTAAAAAATGGGGGAATTCCAGAATACGTAGAATTTGAAAAAACAGAATATCTGAAAGACTTACTGGAAGGGATTCTTTACCGTGACGTTATTGTTCGCTATAAAATTCAGGACGAAAAAGCGTTGCGGGAAACAGTCTATTACTTAGCAAGCAATATAGGGAAAGAATTTAGCTACACAAATCTGGCTAAAACTGTTGGTATAAGTAGTCCTCACACTATCGCAAATTATTGCGATTATTTGGAGCAATGTTATCTCTACTTCTTTATCTACCGCTACAGCCACTCCCTGCAAAAACAAATTCAATCCAATAAAAAATGCTACATGATCGATCCAGCTCTGATTCGAACGACTGGATTCCGGGTGAGCGAAGATCGAGGGCGTCTCTTGGAGAATGTGGTATTTCTTCACCTTAGAATGCAGTCAAAAGAAATCTATTTCCACAAGGAGAAGAAAGAATGCGATTTTCTTCTGAGAGAAGGGAATCGGATCGTTCAAGCTATACAAGTGACGACAAGTCTATCAAATCCTGAGGTAAAAAAACGGGAAATTGAAGGACTGATGGAAGCCATGAGAACCTACGATTTGCAGGAAGGGATCATTCTTACGGAAAATGAACACGATATAATCGAAATGGACGGGGTTCGGATTTTAGTGATGCCGATTTGGAAGAGGTTGTTATTTCAGCAAAAAATCCTTGATATGAAAGAGATTTAA
- a CDS encoding alpha/beta hydrolase → MSYLNVGKEKDQDVTIYYKDWGEGDPVVFSHGWPLNADAWEGLMSFLACNGYRCIAPDRRGHGRSSQPWKGHDMDTYASDLAKLLENLNLNKVTLIGHSTGGGVIARYIGLYGTKRIDKAIFIGAVVPQMVKTASNPGGLPLEVFDKMRQEVHKDRSQFFKDLAPSFYGADSSKYHVSEGVLDDFLYQSKLAAYPALYKCIKEFSETNFTKDLEKIDVPSLFIHGDEDKIVPFKDSALLASKIVKSAKLKVYKGAPHGLFATHKDKLNADVLAFIHTGDVKN, encoded by the coding sequence ATGAGTTATCTCAACGTAGGTAAAGAGAAAGACCAAGATGTCACTATCTACTATAAAGATTGGGGAGAAGGAGATCCTGTAGTTTTTTCTCACGGGTGGCCACTAAATGCTGATGCATGGGAAGGTCTGATGTCTTTTCTAGCTTGCAATGGCTATCGTTGTATTGCACCCGACAGGCGTGGTCACGGAAGATCTAGTCAACCTTGGAAGGGCCATGATATGGATACTTATGCAAGTGATTTGGCTAAACTATTGGAAAATCTTAATTTAAATAAAGTAACTTTGATTGGTCATTCAACAGGAGGAGGAGTGATTGCGCGTTATATAGGTCTTTATGGAACAAAGAGAATAGATAAGGCGATATTTATAGGAGCTGTGGTTCCTCAAATGGTTAAGACTGCATCGAATCCTGGAGGATTGCCCCTAGAGGTATTTGATAAAATGCGCCAGGAAGTGCATAAAGATCGATCTCAATTTTTTAAAGACCTTGCTCCTTCATTCTATGGAGCAGATAGCTCCAAGTATCACGTTTCAGAGGGGGTGCTTGATGACTTCTTGTATCAATCAAAACTAGCTGCTTATCCTGCGCTCTACAAATGTATTAAAGAGTTTTCCGAAACCAATTTTACGAAAGATCTCGAAAAAATTGATGTTCCCAGTTTATTTATTCATGGGGATGAAGATAAGATTGTTCCGTTTAAAGATTCAGCTCTCTTAGCTTCTAAAATAGTAAAAAGTGCCAAGTTAAAAGTCTATAAAGGTGCTCCACATGGCTTATTCGCTACTCATAAGGATAAACTCAATGCAGATGTGCTTGCTTTTATCCATACAGGAGATGTAAAAAATTAG
- a CDS encoding GNAT family N-acetyltransferase, with protein MSSFFKKHSSTNKKMHSCQISKFKSLFSKESFFNFTIILENAKVRLRPLDITDQEHLTTLALNQDIWAYFALRMSDSTSITNYIKGALQQRMSRSRYTFIIEDPVTKTIMGSIAFGNFSKNDKRIELGWS; from the coding sequence TTGAGCTCCTTTTTTAAAAAACACAGCTCTACTAACAAAAAGATGCATTCCTGCCAGATCTCAAAGTTTAAAAGCCTATTTAGCAAAGAAAGCTTTTTCAACTTTACTATTATACTTGAGAATGCAAAAGTACGTTTAAGACCACTTGACATTACTGATCAAGAACACCTAACTACACTTGCTCTTAACCAGGATATTTGGGCATACTTTGCTTTAAGAATGTCTGATTCAACAAGCATTACAAACTATATTAAGGGTGCTCTACAACAAAGAATGTCTAGATCAAGATATACCTTTATCATTGAAGATCCTGTTACTAAAACTATCATGGGCTCAATCGCTTTTGGTAACTTCTCTAAAAATGATAAACGTATAGAACTCGGTTGGAGCTGA
- a CDS encoding class I SAM-dependent methyltransferase, giving the protein MKQEDVNTECHQIWEDLGSWWDASVEDGDYFHQAFVFPTIEKLLDLQGREIVLDAGCGNGALARRMEKKGSKVFGVDFSSTLIKQARKRSSDISYQEMDLTNEVQLLQLAKNQSFDRIVCSMVLHDMSNIHPFFESLRLLMKPKGSFIFSIPHPCFNSPLVLFEPTGCITVKDYIHLKTSKLRSKPGQPIEQLVFHRPIREYFNILLRHGMVMTGFEEPCVAPKLLPENSLWSQRSGISPALIARWIFPES; this is encoded by the coding sequence ATGAAACAAGAAGATGTCAATACAGAATGTCATCAAATCTGGGAAGATCTTGGTTCCTGGTGGGATGCTAGTGTTGAAGATGGAGATTATTTTCACCAAGCCTTTGTATTTCCTACTATTGAAAAATTATTAGACTTACAAGGCAGAGAAATTGTTCTAGATGCGGGTTGTGGAAATGGAGCTTTAGCTCGTCGTATGGAAAAAAAAGGATCAAAAGTTTTTGGGGTTGACTTTAGTTCTACGCTAATTAAGCAAGCACGAAAAAGAAGTTCAGATATTAGTTATCAAGAAATGGACCTAACAAATGAAGTTCAGCTTTTACAGTTAGCTAAAAACCAGTCATTTGATCGTATTGTCTGCTCAATGGTTTTGCATGATATGTCAAATATTCATCCTTTTTTTGAATCCTTACGATTGCTTATGAAACCAAAAGGATCTTTTATTTTTTCTATTCCTCACCCTTGCTTTAACTCACCACTTGTTTTATTTGAACCTACAGGATGCATCACTGTAAAAGACTACATTCATCTAAAAACTTCCAAATTGCGATCAAAGCCTGGACAACCAATTGAGCAGCTGGTTTTTCATAGACCTATTCGAGAATATTTTAATATCTTGCTTAGACATGGTATGGTGATGACTGGGTTTGAAGAACCCTGTGTTGCTCCAAAACTCCTTCCAGAAAATAGTCTTTGGAGTCAACGATCTGGAATCTCACCAGCTTTGATTGCTCGCTGGATATTTCCTGAAAGCTAA